In one Cytobacillus sp. IB215665 genomic region, the following are encoded:
- a CDS encoding ABC transporter permease subunit, which translates to MLFKREFVKAQKALWIWIAVLGGLMIMMLSMYPSFAEQQETLDQLLNAYPEAMLQAFNMDQFSLHTVLGFYAIEGYLFTTLFGSIYAVLLASSILVKEESEKTAEFLLSKPLTRTEIVGQKLCAVLLSLIVFNIALSLITYIGFTIAGDEPIESKTFFLITIAPFLLHLTFAAIAFFISSVMKKSRNIISISLGIVLISYFLDIISGISNKFDAIKYFTPFEYVDSASIMIDNTIKPLYLIIMLLIITVSFLGAFTVYRKKDIAS; encoded by the coding sequence ATGTTATTCAAAAGGGAGTTTGTAAAAGCACAGAAAGCATTATGGATTTGGATAGCAGTTCTCGGAGGGTTAATGATAATGATGTTAAGTATGTACCCTTCTTTTGCGGAGCAGCAAGAAACATTAGATCAATTGTTAAATGCTTACCCAGAAGCTATGCTACAGGCATTTAACATGGATCAATTTAGCTTGCATACGGTTCTTGGATTTTATGCTATTGAAGGCTATTTGTTTACAACATTGTTCGGAAGTATATACGCGGTCCTACTTGCTTCTAGTATTCTCGTTAAAGAAGAAAGTGAGAAGACAGCAGAATTTTTACTTTCTAAACCGCTAACTCGAACAGAGATTGTAGGACAAAAATTATGCGCTGTGTTATTATCTTTAATAGTCTTTAATATAGCATTGTCGTTAATCACATACATTGGTTTTACGATAGCAGGTGATGAGCCTATAGAATCAAAGACATTTTTTCTAATCACCATAGCACCTTTTCTACTACATTTAACGTTTGCAGCAATTGCATTCTTCATATCTAGTGTGATGAAAAAATCGAGAAATATAATCTCTATATCGCTAGGTATTGTATTAATTTCATACTTTTTAGATATCATATCCGGCATTTCAAATAAATTTGACGCAATAAAATATTTTACGCCGTTCGAATATGTTGATTCCGCCTCAATCATGATTGATAACACGATAAAACCTCTGTACTTGATAATTATGCTCTTAATCATAACAGTGAGTTTCTTGGGGGCATTTACTGTCTATCGAAAAAAAGATATTGCCTCGTAA
- a CDS encoding M20/M25/M40 family metallo-hydrolase: MSNKWQSKQQFIDLICQLVSIPSVTGSQAETWLPQFVISELESLPYFQNHQDQISLYATDDGRFFATALVKKSDKCKKTIILLSHFDVVDVADYGNLHHLAFDAKKLTAYFYKHKLEMPKEVRDDLDTGDWLFGRGTMDMKCGLAMHMQMIELACNGEFDGNILLLTVPDEEVNSVGMRSAIPTLLEIANTHKLTYTAVLNSEPMFSRFPGDQTKYLYTGTIGKVLPGFFCYGKETHVGEPFSGLNANYMVSIINDELELNTTLCEKINNEVTPPPTALIQHDLQKEYSVQVTNKAVTLFNVFMFKKPLNILTDELKKITNTAALRIQQSFVDSASSFAALTNSETPSLHVKVYTYEGLVKYAKERYGSERIEALHQEIFEQHNQNLDDRELTISLVDQLSSLCKHLSPMIVLFFAPPFYPAVYSHEHPMIQQVMSDINIHANNIHNILFQQVLFFNGISDLSYVGLQHSPSSIQPLIANFPLWDHGYSLPIEDLKRLDIPVLNVGPIGRDAHKWTERLNINDTCDTMLELFPYCIQRLFDYSKSDQGC, from the coding sequence ATGAGTAATAAATGGCAATCAAAGCAGCAATTCATAGATCTTATTTGCCAGCTTGTAAGTATTCCTAGTGTCACTGGTTCACAAGCAGAAACATGGTTACCACAATTTGTAATCTCCGAACTCGAGTCACTACCCTATTTTCAAAATCACCAAGATCAAATATCATTATATGCAACAGACGATGGACGTTTTTTTGCGACAGCGCTAGTTAAAAAGTCTGACAAATGTAAAAAAACCATCATCCTCCTTAGCCACTTTGACGTCGTTGACGTTGCTGATTACGGCAACCTCCATCACCTTGCCTTTGATGCGAAAAAGTTAACAGCATATTTCTATAAACACAAACTTGAGATGCCAAAAGAAGTAAGAGATGATTTAGATACTGGAGATTGGTTATTCGGAAGAGGTACGATGGATATGAAATGTGGCCTTGCTATGCACATGCAAATGATTGAGTTAGCATGCAACGGAGAATTTGATGGAAATATTTTATTGCTAACAGTTCCTGATGAGGAAGTGAATTCTGTAGGTATGAGATCTGCTATACCTACCCTTCTCGAAATAGCTAATACTCACAAATTAACATATACTGCTGTACTCAATTCGGAACCGATGTTTTCACGCTTTCCAGGCGATCAAACAAAATATCTTTATACCGGAACAATTGGCAAAGTTTTGCCCGGTTTTTTTTGTTATGGAAAAGAAACACATGTTGGTGAGCCATTTTCAGGGCTAAATGCCAATTACATGGTTTCAATCATAAACGATGAATTAGAGTTAAATACAACTCTTTGTGAAAAAATAAATAATGAAGTAACCCCACCACCAACTGCCCTTATTCAACATGACCTACAAAAAGAATACTCTGTTCAAGTAACAAATAAAGCTGTGACACTCTTTAATGTATTTATGTTTAAAAAACCATTGAATATACTAACAGACGAATTAAAGAAAATTACCAATACAGCTGCCTTACGTATCCAACAGTCATTTGTTGATAGTGCTAGCAGCTTTGCAGCATTAACAAATTCTGAAACACCATCCTTACATGTAAAAGTTTATACGTATGAAGGGCTCGTTAAATACGCGAAAGAAAGGTACGGAAGTGAAAGAATTGAAGCATTGCATCAAGAAATATTCGAACAGCATAACCAAAATCTAGATGATCGAGAGCTTACTATTAGTTTAGTTGATCAACTCTCTTCTTTGTGTAAACATTTATCTCCGATGATCGTACTCTTTTTTGCTCCACCCTTTTATCCAGCTGTCTATTCTCATGAACATCCAATGATTCAACAAGTTATGTCAGACATCAATATCCATGCTAACAACATACACAACATATTATTTCAACAAGTGCTTTTTTTTAATGGTATATCCGATTTAAGCTATGTCGGACTCCAACATTCACCATCTTCCATTCAACCATTAATTGCTAATTTCCCACTTTGGGATCATGGATATTCATTGCCAATTGAAGATTTAAAGCGTTTAGATATACCTGTTTTAAATGTTGGACCAATAGGACGAGATGCTCATAAATGGACAGAGCGACTAAATATTAATGATACTTGTGACACCATGCTCGAGTTGTTCCCATACTGCATCCAAAGATTATTTGATTACTCGAAATCTGATCAAGGTTGTTAA
- a CDS encoding dienelactone hydrolase family protein has translation MISYKNNSDKLVIIVHEIYGLNRHMKHICKELSNKGFDVICPNLYSENNAFHYDEEKLAYHHFVNKVGFDLATTYVKELLKKYRKEYSKIFILGYSVGGTVAWLCSEDQNCDGAISYYGSRIRDYLDMIPTCPTLLIFPENEKSFNVDQLITKLKDKEKITIKKYRANHGFSDINSEHYCELCAEYSFNELLRFICS, from the coding sequence ATGATTTCTTACAAAAATAATTCAGATAAATTAGTGATCATTGTTCATGAAATTTACGGTTTAAATAGGCATATGAAACATATATGTAAAGAACTATCAAATAAAGGCTTTGATGTGATTTGTCCCAATTTGTATAGTGAAAACAATGCATTTCATTACGATGAGGAGAAATTGGCTTATCACCATTTTGTTAATAAAGTCGGATTTGATCTAGCAACTACATACGTTAAGGAACTTTTAAAAAAATACAGGAAGGAATACAGTAAAATCTTTATTCTTGGATATAGTGTAGGTGGGACCGTCGCATGGCTATGCAGTGAAGACCAGAATTGCGATGGAGCTATTAGTTATTACGGCTCAAGGATAAGGGATTATCTTGACATGATTCCAACTTGTCCCACACTACTAATTTTCCCAGAGAATGAAAAATCATTTAATGTTGATCAATTAATTACTAAGCTAAAGGATAAAGAAAAAATCACCATTAAAAAATATAGAGCAAATCATGGTTTTAGTGATATCAACTCAGAGCACTATTGTGAATTATGTGCTGAATATTCATTTAACGAATTATTACGATTTATATGTAGTTGA
- a CDS encoding recombinase family protein, with amino-acid sequence MEKAIIYCRVSTNKQTQETSLTRQKEELLQLANSYHFDVKKVVVERASGYDMDRDGIYELLNEIKEQHIDALLIQDETRLGRGNARIALLHFILKEQVKIYTVHHHGELQLSEADSMMLEIVSIVEEYQRKIHNLKIKRGMKRAIEEGYRPERNLKNIHVSSGRERKEIPIEEIIRLRQNNLTFSDIAATLRGLGFDVSKATVHRRYKEYMHNNLE; translated from the coding sequence ATGGAAAAAGCAATAATATATTGTCGTGTTAGTACAAATAAACAAACACAGGAGACATCGTTAACACGACAAAAGGAAGAATTACTTCAGCTTGCAAACAGTTATCATTTTGATGTGAAGAAAGTGGTAGTAGAAAGAGCAAGTGGATATGACATGGATAGAGATGGCATTTATGAGTTATTGAATGAAATTAAGGAACAGCATATCGATGCCCTTTTAATACAAGATGAGACGAGGCTAGGTAGGGGTAATGCTAGAATAGCTTTGCTGCATTTTATTTTAAAAGAACAAGTTAAAATATACACAGTTCATCATCATGGAGAGTTACAATTGTCTGAAGCTGATTCCATGATGTTGGAAATTGTCAGCATTGTTGAGGAATATCAACGAAAAATACATAATTTAAAAATTAAACGGGGAATGAAACGAGCTATCGAAGAAGGATATAGACCTGAGAGGAATTTAAAAAACATCCATGTAAGCTCAGGTAGAGAAAGAAAGGAAATACCTATTGAGGAAATCATAAGGTTACGACAAAATAATCTCACGTTTTCAGATATAGCGGCAACATTACGTGGTCTTGGATTTGATGTGTCAAAAGCAACGGTACATCGACGTTATAAAGAATATATGCATAATAATTTAGAGTAG
- a CDS encoding LysM peptidoglycan-binding domain-containing protein: protein MKQSKIYYILFFTVFIGFAFALITSYKDIEKNDYITIKVEDGDTLWDIASEYSNSHDLSINDFISWVEDVNQIAPDRIFYGDEIYIPVLKSEGNKMYDTYAVNN from the coding sequence ATGAAACAATCTAAAATTTACTATATCTTGTTTTTTACTGTTTTTATCGGCTTTGCTTTTGCACTAATTACTTCTTATAAAGATATCGAGAAAAATGATTACATTACTATTAAAGTAGAAGATGGAGATACACTTTGGGATATTGCGTCCGAGTATAGTAACAGTCACGATTTATCAATCAATGACTTTATAAGTTGGGTAGAGGATGTAAATCAAATAGCTCCTGATAGAATTTTTTATGGTGATGAAATTTATATTCCAGTGTTAAAATCAGAAGGTAATAAAATGTATGATACTTATGCTGTTAACAATTAA
- a CDS encoding TetR/AcrR family transcriptional regulator has translation MTQGFNKEFEHSDDLMQAALNEFVEKGYDKASLNHILKTANMSKGSFYYHFNNKEDLYLNLIDMLIHKKQEFLVKVMKPSDYSKDIFTIFKTQIQVGMQFANKYPDINRFANSFIKEKGTDIYEKALTRHNFQDNDQMNKLIEASYNKGEIRQTLPLEFVQSLIGFLFTNIVDVADMSKPDNYESSLNYLIDFLKNGLADQ, from the coding sequence TTGACGCAAGGATTTAATAAAGAATTCGAACACTCAGATGACTTAATGCAAGCAGCATTAAATGAATTTGTGGAAAAAGGCTATGACAAAGCCTCATTAAATCATATATTGAAGACGGCGAATATGAGTAAGGGATCATTTTACTATCATTTTAACAACAAGGAAGATCTTTACTTAAATCTCATAGACATGTTAATTCATAAAAAGCAAGAATTCCTTGTCAAAGTTATGAAGCCAAGTGATTATTCCAAAGACATTTTTACAATATTTAAAACACAAATCCAGGTTGGAATGCAATTTGCCAATAAATACCCAGATATTAACCGTTTTGCAAACAGCTTTATTAAAGAAAAAGGAACTGACATATACGAAAAGGCATTGACAAGGCATAATTTTCAGGATAATGATCAAATGAACAAGCTCATTGAAGCATCCTATAACAAAGGTGAAATAAGGCAGACACTACCACTCGAATTCGTCCAATCATTAATTGGCTTCTTGTTCACTAATATTGTGGATGTAGCTGATATGTCAAAGCCTGACAACTATGAATCAAGCCTAAACTACTTAATTGATTTCCTGAAAAATGGCCTGGCAGATCAGTGA
- the tkt gene encoding transketolase: MSLNIDDLSIAAIRTLSIDAIEKANSGHPGMPMGAAPMAYTLWTKYMNHNPSNPQWFNRDRFVLSAGHGSMLLYSLLHLSGYDVTMDDIKNFRQWGSKTPGHPEFGHTAGVEATTGPLGQGIAMAVGMAMAERHMASTYNKDTFNVVDHYTYTICGDGDLMEGVSAEAASLAGHLKLGRLVVLYDSNDISLDGDLDKSFSESIKNRYQSYGWQYIRVEDGNDIQELSQAIEEAKGDTDHPTMIEIKTVIGYGAPNKSGKSAVHGSPLGADELKLTKEAYNWTFEEDFHVPSEVYDNFSATVKDAGSKKEDEWNQMFAHYKEQYPELAAQLEAAITGKLPSGWEKELPTYEEGSSLATRSSSGEVLNAIANSVPQFIGGSADLAGSNKTMIKESNDFMPNSYEEKNIWFGVREFAMGAALNGMTLHGGVKVFGGTFFVFSDYLRPAIRLAALMKLPVTYVFTHDSIAVGEDGPTHEPVEQLPALRAMPGLSVIRPGDANETAAAWQVSIEATDKPHALVLTRQNLPTLPNTKRDAYEGVKRGAYVVSPASNDNVDALLLASGSEVSLAVEAQKSLANDGVHVSVVSMPSWDRFEEQSQEYKDAVLPKNIKKRLGIEMASSLGWERYTGDEGDILAINQFGASAPGEKIMAEYGFTVENVVNKVKNLLQK, encoded by the coding sequence ATGTCACTTAATATTGATGATTTATCTATTGCTGCAATCAGAACTTTATCGATTGATGCAATTGAGAAAGCTAACTCAGGACATCCTGGCATGCCGATGGGAGCTGCTCCTATGGCATATACGTTGTGGACTAAATATATGAACCACAACCCGTCTAATCCTCAATGGTTTAATCGTGATCGCTTTGTATTATCAGCTGGGCACGGATCAATGCTATTATATAGCTTATTACATTTAAGTGGTTATGACGTAACGATGGATGATATTAAAAACTTCCGTCAATGGGGAAGCAAAACACCAGGACACCCAGAATTTGGGCATACTGCTGGAGTAGAAGCAACAACAGGGCCACTTGGTCAAGGTATCGCGATGGCTGTTGGTATGGCTATGGCTGAAAGACATATGGCATCTACATATAATAAAGATACATTTAATGTTGTAGACCACTACACGTATACAATTTGTGGTGACGGTGACTTAATGGAAGGTGTATCAGCTGAGGCAGCATCGCTCGCAGGTCACCTTAAGCTAGGACGTCTAGTTGTGTTATATGATTCCAACGATATATCTTTAGACGGCGACCTCGATAAGTCATTCTCTGAAAGTATCAAAAACCGTTACCAATCATACGGCTGGCAGTATATTCGTGTTGAAGATGGTAATGATATACAAGAATTATCGCAAGCTATTGAAGAAGCAAAGGGTGATACTGACCATCCAACGATGATTGAGATTAAAACAGTCATTGGCTACGGAGCACCTAATAAGTCAGGTAAGTCAGCAGTACACGGATCGCCACTAGGTGCAGATGAGTTAAAATTAACGAAAGAGGCCTACAACTGGACATTTGAAGAAGATTTCCATGTACCGTCTGAAGTGTACGACAATTTCTCTGCTACTGTGAAGGATGCTGGTAGTAAAAAAGAAGATGAATGGAACCAAATGTTTGCTCATTATAAGGAACAATACCCTGAATTAGCAGCACAACTAGAAGCAGCTATTACAGGAAAGCTTCCAAGTGGTTGGGAAAAGGAATTACCAACTTATGAGGAAGGAAGTAGCCTAGCGACAAGATCCTCTTCTGGTGAGGTATTAAATGCTATAGCTAATAGTGTTCCACAATTTATAGGTGGATCTGCTGATCTAGCAGGATCTAATAAAACAATGATTAAAGAGTCAAATGACTTTATGCCAAATTCATATGAAGAAAAAAATATATGGTTTGGTGTACGTGAGTTTGCCATGGGAGCTGCTCTAAACGGCATGACACTTCATGGTGGTGTGAAAGTATTTGGTGGGACTTTCTTTGTATTTTCTGATTACTTGCGTCCTGCCATTCGCTTAGCAGCTTTAATGAAATTACCAGTAACTTATGTATTTACCCATGATAGTATTGCTGTTGGTGAGGATGGACCAACTCACGAGCCAGTTGAACAGCTGCCAGCACTACGTGCAATGCCTGGACTATCAGTCATTAGACCGGGTGATGCGAATGAGACAGCTGCAGCTTGGCAGGTGTCAATTGAAGCTACTGATAAGCCACACGCACTTGTTCTTACACGTCAGAACTTGCCTACTTTACCAAATACGAAGCGTGATGCATATGAAGGTGTAAAGCGAGGAGCATATGTTGTGTCTCCAGCAAGTAATGACAATGTAGATGCATTGCTATTAGCATCTGGCTCAGAGGTTAGTCTAGCTGTTGAGGCGCAGAAGTCATTAGCTAATGATGGCGTTCATGTATCAGTTGTTAGTATGCCATCTTGGGATCGTTTTGAAGAACAATCACAAGAATATAAAGATGCTGTTTTACCTAAAAACATTAAAAAACGCTTAGGTATTGAAATGGCTTCTTCATTAGGCTGGGAAAGGTATACTGGTGATGAAGGTGATATTTTAGCGATCAATCAGTTTGGCGCATCTGCACCTGGAGAAAAAATAATGGCAGAGTATGGTTTTACAGTTGAAAACGTAGTAAACAAAGTAAAGAACTTATTACAAAAATAA
- a CDS encoding ABC transporter ATP-binding protein — translation MNAIQMDNLTKFFGKNRGIENVTLEVEEGEIFGFIGPNGAGKSTTIRTLLNLIYPTKGSATVFGMDVVKDTKEIRKIIGYLPSEVHYYDDMKAKDLLQYSSKFYKLDATAKINELAERLDLDLTRKVEDLSFGNRKKVGIIQALLHQPKLLILDEPTSGLDPLIQQTFFDLLHELRNDGTTIFFSSHYLGEVQKMCDRVGIIKEGRVLKVEQIEQLRHNQFKKVSIQFSEQPPQGLDLEGVINQEVIGDEMHFLYSGNATALIKQLYNFQLTDINIEEPSLEEVFMHYYEN, via the coding sequence GTGAATGCTATTCAGATGGATAATTTAACGAAGTTTTTTGGTAAAAATCGAGGAATTGAAAATGTTACCTTAGAAGTAGAAGAAGGAGAAATATTTGGATTTATTGGACCTAACGGCGCAGGCAAAAGTACAACCATCCGTACATTATTAAACTTAATATATCCTACTAAAGGAAGCGCTACTGTTTTCGGAATGGATGTAGTAAAAGATACGAAAGAAATTCGTAAAATAATTGGTTACCTTCCTTCAGAGGTACATTACTACGATGATATGAAAGCCAAAGATCTACTTCAATATTCTTCGAAATTTTATAAACTAGATGCTACAGCTAAAATTAATGAATTAGCGGAAAGGTTAGATTTAGATTTAACGAGAAAGGTCGAAGATTTGTCATTTGGGAATAGAAAAAAAGTAGGAATCATCCAAGCTCTTCTTCATCAACCTAAACTATTAATTTTAGATGAACCTACAAGTGGATTAGATCCATTAATTCAACAAACGTTCTTTGATTTACTTCATGAATTGAGGAATGATGGAACAACCATCTTTTTCTCTTCACATTATTTAGGTGAAGTACAAAAAATGTGTGATAGAGTAGGAATTATTAAAGAGGGAAGGGTATTGAAAGTAGAACAGATTGAACAGCTCCGCCATAATCAATTTAAAAAGGTCTCAATTCAGTTCTCTGAACAACCGCCACAAGGCTTGGACTTAGAGGGTGTTATTAATCAAGAAGTAATTGGTGATGAAATGCATTTTTTATATAGTGGTAACGCAACTGCGCTAATTAAACAGTTATACAATTTCCAATTAACAGATATTAACATTGAGGAACCTTCATTAGAGGAAGTGTTCATGCACTATTATGAGAATTAA
- the rarD gene encoding EamA family transporter RarD translates to MKQTKVGISYTIIAYVLWGILPLYWKMIEHVPASEILAHRIIWSFIFVLSIIIFKNKFMNLKKELSSLVNRPKKLAAVFLAGILVSGNWFIYIWAVNTDHLVEASLGYYINPLLSVLLGVLVLREKLTKWQIISVLFAGIGVGILTLQYGKVPWIALSLALSFALYGLAKKLVKLDSLFGLAIETSIVTPIAFIYLGTIQAQGTGMILSSSFSTVLLLIGSGVATAIPLICFAEGVKRIPLSMNGFFQYLAPTISLLIGVFIFKEEFTKVHLASFTSIWCGLVIYTASNLHLGKQTEKKTLRA, encoded by the coding sequence TTGAAGCAAACTAAGGTTGGAATATCTTATACAATTATTGCGTATGTGCTTTGGGGAATACTTCCATTATATTGGAAAATGATTGAGCATGTTCCTGCTAGTGAGATACTCGCTCACAGAATTATTTGGTCCTTTATATTTGTTTTATCAATTATTATTTTTAAAAATAAATTTATGAATTTAAAAAAAGAGTTAAGTTCATTAGTAAATCGACCGAAGAAATTGGCAGCCGTATTTCTTGCAGGGATTTTAGTAAGTGGAAACTGGTTTATATACATTTGGGCGGTAAATACCGACCACCTTGTTGAGGCTAGTTTGGGCTATTATATTAATCCCCTTTTAAGTGTATTACTCGGTGTACTCGTCTTACGGGAAAAATTAACAAAATGGCAGATTATATCTGTTCTCTTTGCAGGGATAGGTGTAGGAATATTAACTTTGCAATATGGAAAGGTCCCTTGGATTGCATTATCATTGGCACTATCCTTTGCCCTATATGGATTAGCTAAAAAATTAGTTAAACTGGACTCACTGTTCGGTCTCGCAATAGAGACCTCTATCGTTACTCCAATTGCTTTCATTTATCTTGGAACGATACAAGCACAAGGCACAGGCATGATCTTGTCGAGTTCTTTCAGCACAGTGTTATTATTAATTGGAAGTGGAGTAGCAACAGCGATACCATTAATATGCTTTGCAGAGGGAGTTAAACGCATTCCGTTATCAATGAATGGTTTTTTTCAATACTTAGCTCCTACAATAAGTTTATTAATTGGGGTATTTATCTTTAAAGAAGAATTTACAAAAGTTCACCTAGCAAGCTTTACGTCTATTTGGTGCGGTCTTGTTATTTATACAGCTTCAAATTTACATCTTGGTAAACAAACAGAGAAGAAAACTCTACGTGCGTGA
- the lexA gene encoding transcriptional repressor LexA, producing MAKLSKRQQDILDFIKQEVQSKGYPPSVREIGEAVGLASSSTVHGHLSRLESKGLIRRDPTKPRAIEILDLDPADVIPKNNVMNVPIIGKVTAGQPITAIENVEEYFPLPDKLVSPDENVFMLEVMGDSMIEAGILDGDHVIVRQQQTASNGDIVVAMTEDDEATVKRFFKEKDYIRLQPENSTLEPIILRNVAILGKVIGVYRTIH from the coding sequence ATGGCAAAATTATCGAAAAGGCAACAAGACATACTAGATTTCATAAAACAAGAAGTACAATCAAAGGGATATCCACCTTCTGTTAGAGAAATTGGAGAAGCGGTAGGGCTAGCTTCAAGCTCAACAGTTCATGGTCATTTATCTCGTCTAGAAAGTAAGGGACTAATCCGTAGAGACCCAACGAAACCTAGAGCAATTGAAATATTAGATTTAGATCCTGCTGATGTAATCCCAAAAAATAACGTAATGAATGTGCCAATCATAGGAAAGGTAACAGCTGGTCAACCAATAACAGCGATTGAAAATGTTGAAGAATACTTCCCTCTTCCTGATAAACTTGTATCTCCTGACGAAAATGTTTTTATGCTTGAAGTAATGGGAGATAGCATGATTGAAGCTGGTATATTAGATGGGGATCACGTCATTGTTCGGCAACAACAAACTGCTTCCAATGGAGATATCGTTGTTGCAATGACCGAAGATGATGAGGCAACAGTTAAGAGATTTTTTAAAGAAAAAGACTACATAAGACTTCAGCCAGAAAACTCAACTTTAGAACCTATTATTCTTCGTAATGTAGCTATATTAGGAAAAGTGATCGGGGTGTATCGTACGATTCATTAA
- a CDS encoding alpha/beta fold hydrolase — MAQFDYPVGYHDFHKTKIIDYQMNRWYSMGYTRKEDMVDAASRIKKLEDWKKEMIRQAEKAIDEKRIMNGTFYYRAAEFFTHPNDPDKLSLYDTFIEMFYNDLFVEHDIERYNIPYENVFLPAMRLPSNNKNARGTIVIHGGFDSFMEELYSMANYFVHLNYDVILFEGPGQGGALKKSDLALSYEWEKPTKAVLDYFQLNNVTLLGVSMGGWLCFRAAAHEQRIKRVIALSIAYDYMKIPPPIIEKFALWLFKHPKLMYWMADVKMKMMPQEKWGTDNLMYITKTDTPLDGGMALLEFNAEHLKSEHVTQDVLILTGSEDHFIPLKMHDIQVKALTNAKSITERVFTRDDHAHNHCQVGNFGLALSVMANWLNEKV; from the coding sequence ATGGCTCAATTTGATTATCCTGTAGGATACCATGATTTTCATAAAACAAAAATTATAGACTATCAAATGAATCGCTGGTATTCAATGGGATACACACGAAAAGAAGACATGGTAGATGCAGCAAGCAGAATAAAAAAGTTAGAAGATTGGAAAAAGGAAATGATAAGGCAGGCTGAAAAAGCTATTGATGAAAAACGCATAATGAATGGCACATTTTATTACAGGGCTGCAGAATTTTTTACTCATCCGAATGACCCAGATAAGTTAAGTCTTTATGATACATTCATTGAAATGTTTTATAATGACCTGTTTGTTGAACATGATATTGAACGTTATAACATACCATACGAAAATGTATTCTTACCTGCGATGAGACTACCTTCTAACAATAAAAATGCCAGAGGAACGATTGTCATTCATGGAGGATTTGATTCCTTTATGGAAGAGCTATACTCCATGGCAAACTATTTTGTACATTTAAACTATGATGTCATTTTATTTGAAGGTCCAGGGCAAGGTGGTGCCTTAAAAAAATCTGACTTAGCACTTAGTTATGAGTGGGAAAAACCAACGAAAGCAGTTCTAGATTACTTTCAGTTAAATAACGTAACCTTATTAGGTGTGTCCATGGGTGGCTGGCTCTGTTTTAGAGCAGCTGCGCATGAGCAGAGAATTAAACGAGTTATAGCTCTTAGTATAGCCTACGACTACATGAAAATTCCCCCACCTATAATTGAGAAATTTGCTTTATGGCTTTTCAAACACCCTAAATTAATGTATTGGATGGCTGATGTAAAAATGAAGATGATGCCGCAAGAGAAATGGGGAACAGATAATTTAATGTACATTACTAAAACTGATACTCCGTTAGATGGTGGCATGGCATTATTAGAATTCAATGCTGAACATTTAAAATCAGAACACGTTACACAAGATGTATTAATATTAACAGGGTCAGAAGATCATTTTATACCGTTGAAGATGCACGATATTCAAGTAAAAGCTCTAACGAATGCAAAGTCTATAACTGAAAGAGTCTTCACTAGAGATGATCATGCTCATAATCACTGTCAGGTTGGAAATTTTGGCCTTGCTCTTAGTGTCATGGCAAATTGGTTAAATGAAAAAGTATAA
- a CDS encoding DUF896 domain-containing protein produces MLSNEKINRINYLSKKSKSSGLTDEEKREQQDLRKEYIQSFRNSMENTLHSVKVVDKEGNDVTPTKLKKSKNSRFH; encoded by the coding sequence GTGTTATCAAATGAAAAAATTAATCGCATTAACTATTTGTCAAAAAAATCAAAATCATCTGGGTTAACGGATGAAGAAAAACGTGAACAACAGGATTTACGCAAGGAATATATTCAATCGTTTCGTAATTCGATGGAAAATACTTTACATTCAGTAAAAGTAGTAGATAAAGAAGGAAATGATGTTACGCCTACAAAATTAAAAAAGAGTAAGAATAGCCGTTTTCATTAA